In one Colletotrichum destructivum chromosome 2, complete sequence genomic region, the following are encoded:
- a CDS encoding Putative S-adenosyl-L-methionine-dependent methyltransferase superfamily, producing the protein MSTSSLPDHIADPLKEAVSTLAPVGMEFARGPSFWSSAASSYASGETSENVSNESSNGSRELSPISTPGEPAANSVLLLQRESHDNADSPYCLPADNEERIRLDKQHNFIRDHICNGRLVMDESLRLEDGALVLDLGTGSGAWASDLARILPAGVGIQGFDISNRLFPQNTPSVKYDIGNVLELPAHLDSRVTLAHQRLLIYALRRHEWSRAIASIKNTLIPGQGIVQLTEVLTPANNPGAAQEKFQVLLSSIGQKRQLLLDCGEHLPALLSEAGFVDITKRTVKVRLGSAGGLKGVEAAACRSGAFRGMRDSVLLDGGYGVVNGPEEFDKLVNQVMAEWETNVCYAFYYTITARRPALSPAAPSPSSLSMPETFGLAAKNHSMHLPLY; encoded by the exons ATGTCCacctcttctcttccagaTCACATCGCAGACCCTCTCAAGGAGGCCGTATCGACGCTGGCCCCCGTTGGGATGGAGTTTGCCCGAGGCCCTTCTTTCTGGTCGTCCGCGGCATCATCGTACGCCTCCGGCGAGACCTCAGAGAACGTCTCCAACGAGAGCAGCAATGGCTCTCGAGAGTTATCGCCCATCAGCACCCCCGGAGAACCAGCCGCCAACTCGGTCTTGCTCTTGCAGCGAGAGTCCCATGACAATGCCGACAGCCCCTATTGCCTCCCCGCCGACAACGAGGAGAGGATCCGGCTTGACAAGCAGCACAACTTCATCCGCGACCACATCTGCAACGGCCGCCTGGTCATGGACGAGTCTCTCCGGCTCGAGGACGGTGCGCTCGTCCTCGATCTCGGTACCGGGTCCGGTGCTTGGGCGTCCGATTTGGCGCGTATCTtgcccgccggcgtcggcatccAAGGCTTCGATATCAGCAACCGCCTGTTCCCGCAGAACACGCCCAGCGTGAAGTACGACATCGGCAATGTGCTCGAACTGCCGGCACACCTCGACTCTCGAGTCACCCTTGCGCACCAGCGCCTCCTGATTTACGCACTTCGCCGACATGAATGGAGCCGTGCTATTGCCTCCATCAAAAACACTCTCATCCCCGGCCAGGGCATCGTCCAGCTCACCGAGGTCCTCACACCTGCAAACAACCCTGGTGCCGCGCAAGAGAAGTTTCAAGTTCTGCTCTCCTC CATTGGTCAAAAGCgtcagcttctcctcgactGCGGCGAGCACCTCCCGGCTCTCCTCTCCGAGGCTGGCTTTGTCGATATCACCAAGAGAACTGTAAAGGTTCGCCTCGGCAGCGCGGGCGGACTGAAAGGCGTGGAAGCGGCCGCATGCCGAAGCGGTGCTTTCCGCGGCATGCGCGACAGcgtcctgctcgacggcggctacggcgtcgtcaacggccCCGAAGAGTTTGACAAGCTTGTCAACCAGGTGATGGCCGAATGGGAAACCAACGTATGCTACGCCTTCTACTACACGATAACGGCTCGCCGTCCAGCTCTGAGCCCCgctgcgccgtcgccatcttcgcTAAGCATGCCGGAAACATTCGGTCTCGCAGCGAAGAATCATAGCATGCATCTTCCGCTTTACTGA